The Bdellovibrionota bacterium genome has a window encoding:
- the recN gene encoding DNA repair protein RecN translates to MLRELRIRNLAILPEISVTFSSGFNVLTGETGAGKSILMDALSLLAGQRASAEDVRAGEVMAVVEGVLEISKTSPIWPILKDAGVSSPDGTVIVRRTIGADGRSRAYVNESPWTVNGLAQLATGWIDVSSQHGQQRLLDESTHVELLDQFGGHGAAREDYRAAFAAVLAVDQNLERLQRDKEEGAKQRDFLEFQVKELTAAQLKTGEQEELETLHRRLAHAEKLMRAATSVEGWIDGDEGILSRMGQAATTLRDCARLDPTLEPLAEELALLESRIRDVSAQVSKYGRRLGFEPEEIERINERLALLQRLARKYGSIEIAIAERERAVQRLGAVENFELAESNLLRDRKENIEALIQAASKLTAVRKKTARQFSEQVTRELRQLGMPSAELAARIIEPNTGGSVVKEGDKFFSSEGTESIRFELAPNRGEGFRPLSKIVSGGELSRVLLAIKGIALQEQKTADITFVFDEVDTGIGGETAERVGIQLHRLAQGRQVFCVTHLAQIACYADAHLRVEKKMHTGRTVGNVKFLAKEHREDELARMIGGIEITPKTRDYAGELLRRGTSPNHDRPILTR, encoded by the coding sequence ATGTTGCGCGAGCTACGGATCCGAAATTTGGCGATTCTCCCTGAGATTTCGGTCACTTTTTCCAGCGGTTTCAATGTCCTGACGGGTGAGACGGGGGCGGGAAAATCCATACTTATGGATGCGCTCTCTCTTCTTGCGGGGCAACGGGCGTCCGCGGAGGATGTCCGGGCCGGCGAAGTCATGGCCGTGGTCGAGGGAGTGCTTGAAATTTCCAAGACGTCGCCGATTTGGCCAATATTAAAGGATGCCGGAGTTTCGTCTCCGGATGGAACCGTCATCGTTCGCCGGACGATCGGTGCCGACGGTCGAAGCCGGGCGTACGTGAACGAATCGCCCTGGACGGTCAACGGCCTGGCCCAGTTGGCTACGGGATGGATTGACGTGAGCAGCCAGCACGGTCAGCAGAGGCTCTTGGATGAGTCGACGCACGTCGAACTCCTGGACCAGTTCGGCGGTCACGGTGCCGCGCGCGAAGATTATCGCGCGGCATTCGCGGCTGTTCTCGCCGTAGACCAAAACCTGGAGAGACTTCAACGGGACAAAGAAGAGGGGGCAAAACAGCGCGACTTTCTAGAATTTCAGGTGAAGGAACTGACCGCGGCTCAGTTGAAAACAGGTGAACAAGAAGAATTGGAAACCCTCCATCGGAGGCTCGCCCACGCTGAAAAACTGATGCGAGCGGCGACGTCAGTGGAGGGCTGGATCGATGGAGACGAAGGAATTCTCTCTCGAATGGGGCAAGCAGCGACGACGCTTCGGGATTGCGCGAGACTCGATCCCACATTGGAACCGCTTGCGGAAGAGTTGGCGTTGCTGGAATCCCGAATTCGGGATGTGAGTGCGCAGGTTTCAAAGTACGGTCGCCGGCTCGGATTCGAACCGGAAGAGATCGAGCGAATTAACGAGCGGCTCGCCCTGTTGCAACGGCTGGCGCGGAAATATGGTTCGATTGAGATCGCTATTGCCGAGCGGGAGCGGGCGGTTCAACGACTGGGCGCCGTCGAAAACTTTGAGTTGGCGGAATCGAACCTTCTTCGAGATCGAAAAGAAAACATTGAGGCGTTGATTCAGGCCGCCTCGAAGTTAACGGCGGTTCGAAAAAAAACCGCCCGGCAGTTCTCGGAACAGGTGACACGGGAACTTCGGCAACTGGGCATGCCTTCGGCCGAGCTGGCCGCGCGAATCATCGAACCCAATACGGGAGGTTCGGTGGTGAAAGAGGGAGACAAGTTCTTTTCGAGCGAAGGAACTGAAAGTATTCGTTTCGAGTTGGCGCCGAACCGTGGTGAAGGATTTCGACCGCTGTCGAAAATCGTTTCCGGTGGTGAATTGTCTCGCGTCCTTCTGGCCATCAAAGGAATCGCTCTTCAAGAACAAAAGACGGCTGACATCACGTTTGTTTTCGACGAGGTCGACACGGGCATCGGCGGGGAAACGGCCGAGAGAGTGGGAATTCAACTTCACCGTTTAGCCCAGGGACGGCAGGTGTTCTGCGTGACGCACCTCGCACAGATCGCCTGCTATGCGGACGCACATCTTCGTGTGGAGAAGAAAATGCACACCGGCCGCACAGTCGGAAACGTCAAGTTTCTGGCGAAAGAACATCGCGAGGATGAACTGGCGCGTATGATCGGAGGGATCGAAATCACACCCAAGACGCGCGATTACGCCGGTGAGTTGTTGCGCCGCGGAACCTCCCCCAACCATGATCGACCTATCCTCACTCGTTAA